One genomic segment of Clostridium estertheticum subsp. estertheticum includes these proteins:
- a CDS encoding response regulator transcription factor, translated as MYKILVIEDEEKIRDIIKKSLGKWGFEAYAVDNFNNVFEEFARINPGLVLMDVNLPAFDGFYWCNKIRSISKVPVIFLSSRSTNMDVIMAVNMGADDYITKPFSMDILMAKINAILRRTYSYGDTSMDTIDYKGVVISLKDNMLYFNEKSIELTKNEFKILYILMEKHENIVSREDIMQELWQDENFIDDNTLTVNINRLRKKLKEIGLIDFIKTIINQGYVIK; from the coding sequence ATGTATAAAATATTAGTAATTGAAGATGAAGAGAAAATCAGGGATATAATAAAAAAATCCCTTGGCAAGTGGGGGTTTGAGGCTTATGCAGTTGATAACTTCAATAATGTATTTGAAGAATTCGCTAGGATAAATCCGGGACTTGTCCTTATGGATGTAAATCTGCCTGCTTTTGATGGCTTTTATTGGTGTAATAAGATTAGAAGCATTTCTAAGGTGCCAGTTATATTTTTATCTTCTAGAAGTACAAATATGGATGTTATTATGGCTGTGAATATGGGCGCGGATGATTACATTACAAAACCTTTTTCAATGGATATACTTATGGCAAAAATAAATGCAATTTTACGTAGAACCTATTCTTATGGAGATACAAGTATGGATACCATTGATTATAAAGGAGTTGTGATATCACTAAAAGATAACATGTTATATTTCAATGAAAAATCAATTGAACTAACTAAAAATGAATTTAAAATACTATACATATTAATGGAAAAACATGAGAACATAGTGAGTAGAGAGGATATAATGCAAGAACTTTGGCAGGATGAAAATTTCATCGATGACAATACACTAACAGTTAATATAAATAGACTCCGAAAAAAGCTAAAGGAAATTGGTCTTATAGATTTTATTAAGACTATTATAAATCAAGGATATGTTATTAAATGA
- a CDS encoding MerR family transcriptional regulator — protein sequence MKTIKQVSDLTGISVRMLHYYDKIGLLKPSNFTDSGYRLYDDEALETLQQILFFKELDIPLKEVKEIMASAHFDKMQSLKSHEKLLILKRNRLNGLIELVNKTLRGENTMSFKEFDMSEYYNALEGFKTKHKDIIIKSWGNIDKYDEFIETCKSKETEIAKMAIKEYGSIKKYVESMKKNFNSDAMTKADQIDDFKKDCLYDRHPKLKELYKKLTEGLSKNPSSVEIQDIAGEITGIAKRDYEVFKNELGDYYWNIMVKLLLEFPKGLEKNYDGRGMSWIESMDKKYGEGSSKFMGKALKIYLGDYEPKIETLYKKLGSDLSKDTTSKEIQQIVSEIVNENRKMNEYLKFDEGENHWGYTAELYLSNPMYIKVMDKKYGGSGASKFIGEALKFYAENNK from the coding sequence ATGAAAACAATAAAACAAGTTTCGGATTTGACAGGAATAAGTGTGCGCATGCTACATTACTACGATAAAATAGGATTGTTAAAACCAAGTAATTTCACAGACTCAGGTTACAGACTTTATGACGATGAAGCTCTTGAAACCTTGCAACAAATTTTATTTTTTAAGGAACTTGATATACCTTTGAAAGAAGTTAAAGAAATCATGGCTAGTGCCCACTTTGATAAAATGCAATCACTAAAAAGTCATGAAAAGTTGCTTATTTTAAAACGTAACAGATTAAATGGTTTAATAGAGCTTGTAAATAAAACATTAAGAGGAGAAAACACAATGAGTTTTAAAGAATTTGATATGAGTGAATATTATAATGCACTAGAGGGTTTTAAAACTAAGCACAAAGATATTATAATTAAAAGTTGGGGTAATATAGATAAATATGATGAATTTATTGAAACATGTAAATCTAAAGAAACTGAAATTGCTAAAATGGCTATAAAAGAATATGGAAGTATAAAAAAATATGTTGAATCTATGAAGAAAAATTTTAATAGTGATGCAATGACTAAAGCAGACCAAATTGATGATTTTAAAAAAGATTGTCTTTATGATAGACATCCTAAATTAAAAGAGCTATATAAAAAACTTACAGAAGGCTTAAGTAAAAATCCTTCTTCAGTTGAAATTCAAGATATTGCGGGTGAAATAACGGGTATAGCTAAAAGAGATTATGAAGTTTTTAAAAATGAACTTGGAGATTATTATTGGAACATTATGGTGAAACTTTTGTTGGAATTTCCTAAGGGCTTAGAAAAAAACTATGATGGAAGGGGCATGTCATGGATAGAATCAATGGATAAAAAATATGGAGAGGGTTCGTCTAAATTTATGGGAAAAGCTTTAAAAATTTATTTGGGAGATTATGAGCCTAAAATAGAAACACTATATAAAAAACTTGGATCTGACTTAAGTAAAGACACTACTTCAAAAGAGATTCAACAAATTGTTTCTGAAATAGTAAATGAGAACCGAAAAATGAATGAATATTTAAAATTTGATGAGGGAGAAAATCATTGGGGTTATACAGCAGAACTTTATTTGTCAAATCCTATGTATATAAAAGTAATGGACAAGAAATATGGTGGAAGTGGTGCATCTAAATTTATTGGGGAAGCTTTAAAATTTTATGCTGAAAATAATAAGTAA
- a CDS encoding flavodoxin family protein, with product MKILIVNGSAHKGNTWTLVEIIKKHMQEISHNKIVFDEIHLAEINLPFCIGCSSCLIRGNKSCPHHLEVQKFIDKIEENDATIIASPCYANHVTALMKNFIDHLAFNTHRPKFFKNKMLAISTAGGSGAKKCTKYLRETFMCWGFNHGYELPVISNSYGGYNPSPKVVKKVKTIAKKFYMNVSCGKLYSPTFVSLLVYNIFRGMSHSGTEGEFYDNEYWKKTGLVDVSYATEIPLPLYKHVLGNIIYSISKKIAKKTKVTYKK from the coding sequence TTGAAGATACTAATTGTTAATGGTAGTGCACATAAAGGAAACACATGGACACTTGTGGAAATAATAAAAAAACATATGCAAGAAATTTCACATAATAAAATAGTGTTTGACGAGATACATTTGGCAGAAATAAATCTCCCCTTTTGTATCGGATGTAGTTCATGTTTAATTAGAGGAAATAAAAGTTGTCCTCATCACTTGGAAGTACAAAAATTTATTGATAAAATCGAAGAAAATGATGCCACAATTATTGCGAGCCCTTGCTATGCCAATCATGTGACTGCATTGATGAAGAATTTTATAGATCATTTAGCTTTTAACACTCATAGACCAAAATTTTTCAAAAATAAAATGTTAGCAATATCAACTGCAGGTGGGAGTGGCGCTAAAAAATGCACAAAATACTTACGAGAAACTTTTATGTGCTGGGGATTTAATCATGGATATGAACTTCCAGTTATATCTAATAGCTACGGAGGATATAATCCTTCCCCAAAAGTAGTTAAAAAGGTCAAAACAATTGCTAAAAAATTCTATATGAATGTCTCTTGTGGAAAATTATATTCTCCAACATTTGTGAGTTTGTTAGTTTATAATATTTTTCGTGGGATGAGCCATTCTGGAACTGAGGGTGAATTTTATGACAATGAGTATTGGAAAAAGACTGGACTAGTTGATGTTTCCTATGCAACGGAAATACCCCTTCCATTATACAAACATGTTTTGGGGAATATCATATATTCCATTTCGAAGAAAATAGCTAAAAAGACAAAAGTAACTTACAAGAAATAA
- a CDS encoding ABC transporter substrate-binding protein gives MRIKKIFCLLITGIMLTSLSACGKKDSKSTVSTTTQESTKSTGKDIHIASWNNAADNLTTIAKAFNVTHKGSGKVIIDYADSDYSKLKPTLASGSGVPDIFQTQNRDIPAFYNNYGLKSFADISDIVNTDAANWVDFALETCKAKDGKYYSIPWDIGPVALYYRTDVFKAAGIDVSTLTTWDKYIEAGKKIKTKGNYYLEAYNFNGSTCQDEFMIYLNQLGGQYYDKDGKVNLASEQMIKASNLINKMVNAKVAMDIPNAWDDRIKSINDNKLVAFAYPAWFMGTMKNSCATTSGKWGIIKMPAFEEGGNSYANAGGSILAVSAKTVNLPLAKEFLSYAMKTNEGNDINMKFGEFPSYKPAYKTEFFKSKNEYYGGVSVGTIFSKLTGAKATTWGPYFTDVSAGLKTAAGNILANKMDPKTALDAATKAAQNTIDAK, from the coding sequence ATGAGAATAAAAAAAATATTTTGTCTTCTAATAACTGGAATTATGCTTACTAGTCTGTCTGCATGTGGTAAAAAAGATAGTAAATCAACAGTTTCTACTACAACGCAGGAAAGTACTAAAAGCACAGGTAAAGACATACACATCGCATCATGGAACAATGCAGCGGATAATTTGACAACGATTGCAAAAGCTTTCAACGTAACACATAAAGGCAGCGGCAAGGTTATTATTGATTATGCAGATAGTGATTATTCAAAACTTAAACCTACACTTGCTTCAGGTAGTGGTGTACCTGATATTTTCCAAACTCAAAATCGTGATATACCTGCATTTTATAACAATTATGGATTAAAGTCATTTGCTGATATAAGTGATATTGTTAACACTGATGCTGCAAATTGGGTAGATTTTGCATTAGAAACATGTAAAGCAAAGGACGGTAAATACTATTCGATTCCCTGGGATATCGGGCCAGTTGCCCTGTACTATAGAACTGATGTATTTAAAGCTGCCGGAATTGATGTTTCCACATTAACAACTTGGGATAAATATATTGAGGCAGGAAAAAAAATAAAAACAAAAGGTAATTATTATTTAGAAGCATATAATTTTAATGGTTCTACTTGTCAAGATGAATTTATGATTTATCTAAATCAATTAGGAGGACAATATTATGACAAGGATGGTAAAGTAAACTTAGCATCTGAGCAAATGATTAAAGCCTCAAATTTAATTAATAAAATGGTGAATGCAAAAGTTGCTATGGATATTCCCAATGCATGGGATGATAGGATTAAATCAATTAATGATAATAAATTAGTAGCATTCGCTTATCCAGCTTGGTTCATGGGAACAATGAAAAATTCATGTGCAACTACTTCTGGTAAATGGGGTATTATTAAAATGCCTGCTTTTGAAGAAGGAGGAAACTCTTATGCTAATGCTGGAGGTTCTATACTAGCTGTTTCTGCTAAAACTGTAAATTTACCTTTGGCAAAAGAGTTCTTATCATATGCAATGAAAACTAACGAAGGTAATGATATAAACATGAAATTTGGTGAGTTTCCTTCCTACAAACCTGCATATAAAACAGAATTTTTTAAATCTAAAAATGAATATTATGGTGGAGTATCAGTTGGTACTATTTTCTCGAAATTAACTGGTGCTAAAGCAACTACTTGGGGTCCTTACTTTACAGATGTTTCAGCTGGTTTAAAAACTGCTGCTGGTAATATATTAGCTAACAAAATGGATCCTAAAACTGCTTTAGATGCAGCAACAAAAGCTGCCCAGAATACAATAGATGCTAAATAG